A genomic window from Bdellovibrio sp. SKB1291214 includes:
- a CDS encoding ABC transporter permease: MTVIKKYWLLYVSMFRASFIADLEYRVNFLTRIVTDIFWYIAQIMTFEVLFLHTPMIGAWNQAQMRVFLGVVFVVDALYMIILSENLDQFSEKVRKGDLDLLLAKPANSQFMISLQKASTPAIGNLGIATAWFVYSLLQMPDFEWLRLFWLIILIPCGLIALYAMRFTMAATAVIFARSENLQFIWYQIYRLGMRPDSIYVPWLKWLLLTALPVGVIASVPAKALLEPPPYELFAWVIVLAALLIYLSNKFWKFALKSYSSASS, translated from the coding sequence ATGACTGTGATTAAAAAGTACTGGCTCCTTTATGTTTCAATGTTTCGCGCAAGTTTCATCGCCGACCTTGAATATCGCGTGAACTTCTTAACTCGTATCGTGACGGATATCTTTTGGTATATTGCTCAGATCATGACCTTCGAAGTTCTCTTCCTTCACACACCGATGATTGGCGCGTGGAACCAGGCCCAAATGCGCGTATTTCTGGGAGTGGTCTTTGTCGTCGACGCACTTTACATGATCATCCTCTCTGAAAACTTGGACCAGTTCTCAGAAAAAGTCAGAAAAGGCGATTTGGATTTGCTACTCGCAAAACCGGCAAACTCGCAATTTATGATCAGTCTTCAAAAAGCGTCGACACCCGCGATCGGAAATTTGGGAATCGCAACAGCATGGTTTGTATATAGCTTATTGCAAATGCCAGACTTTGAGTGGCTTCGTTTGTTCTGGTTGATCATTTTAATTCCATGCGGATTGATCGCTCTCTACGCGATGAGATTCACGATGGCAGCGACCGCCGTGATATTTGCTAGATCTGAAAACTTGCAATTCATCTGGTATCAAATCTATCGATTAGGAATGCGCCCTGATTCGATTTACGTTCCGTGGTTGAAGTGGTTATTACTAACCGCCCTCCCCGTGGGAGTCATCGCCAGCGTCCCAGCCAAGGCATTGCTTGAACCGCCACCGTACGAGCTTTTCGCCTGGGTGATCGTACTCGCAGCACTGCTGATTTACCTCTCCAACAAATTCTGGAAGTTTGCTCTAAAATCATACTCAAGCGCGAGTTCTTAA
- a CDS encoding ABC transporter ATP-binding protein codes for MAIVIETQDLTRTYKSYQKPEGFTNSLKGFFNRQYQEKVALNKTTLQIESGQIVGLVGANGAGKTTLLKMLSGLVTPTAGEARVLGYRPWERKNEFLRQISILLGQKNQLWWDISPADSYALLARIYDLDPAGARKRVAHLAEMLQCSHVLHTQLRRLSLGERMKMEIIGALLHEPQILFLDEPTIGLDIVAQETIREFLDQYVKEKAPTIILTSHYMDDIAQLADKLLLISKGNIVYQGTVDEFVANSNKEQAENQEVDFEEVIRRFLETESRVR; via the coding sequence ATGGCGATAGTAATTGAAACACAAGATCTCACACGTACTTACAAGAGCTACCAAAAGCCCGAAGGGTTCACGAATTCCCTCAAGGGCTTTTTCAATCGACAATACCAAGAAAAAGTAGCTCTGAATAAAACAACTTTGCAAATTGAATCAGGGCAAATCGTTGGACTGGTTGGTGCCAATGGTGCTGGTAAAACCACGCTCTTAAAAATGCTTTCAGGTCTAGTCACTCCCACTGCCGGTGAAGCGCGCGTTCTGGGGTATCGTCCGTGGGAAAGAAAAAACGAATTTCTTCGCCAAATCAGTATTCTTTTGGGACAAAAAAATCAGTTGTGGTGGGACATCTCCCCTGCTGATTCCTATGCGCTGCTTGCACGTATTTATGATTTAGATCCAGCGGGTGCGCGCAAACGTGTCGCTCACTTGGCAGAGATGCTTCAGTGTTCTCACGTGCTGCACACTCAGCTTCGTCGCTTGTCATTGGGAGAGCGTATGAAGATGGAGATCATCGGCGCACTTTTGCACGAACCACAGATTCTTTTCTTAGATGAACCCACAATTGGACTAGATATCGTGGCGCAAGAAACCATTCGTGAGTTCTTAGATCAATATGTAAAAGAGAAAGCTCCGACAATTATTCTTACTAGCCACTACATGGATGATATCGCTCAACTTGCTGACAAATTACTTCTGATCAGCAAGGGCAATATCGTTTATCAAGGCACAGTGGACGAGTTCGTAGCGAACTCAAATAAAGAACAAGCTGAAAATCAAGAGGTCGATTTTGAAGAAGTCATTCGCCGTTTTTTGGAAACGGAATCTCGCGTTCGCTAA
- a CDS encoding DUF4442 domain-containing protein, which yields MNQQWLTILMSKGIELEQNLRQQLQQAKDGLKNQLEDRGIRLGAADLAALLEEVSPKASHAALGYALDIVRPFSAGMGLRISRLKDTQIEVVIPARTRNMNEAKQMHEGAILTTAIEAVKILWMRHAPMGNFEIAVTRIESEFFKVQTGECRLRLELAENTREVVLADLRDRRESTSAADVQIFDENDQAVGSVQMQLKLKHTPALSSSAE from the coding sequence ATGAACCAACAATGGCTGACAATCTTAATGTCTAAGGGAATTGAGCTTGAGCAAAACCTGCGTCAGCAGCTTCAACAGGCCAAAGACGGTCTAAAAAATCAACTCGAAGACCGCGGAATTCGTCTGGGTGCTGCCGACCTTGCTGCACTTCTGGAAGAGGTTTCGCCTAAGGCTTCGCATGCTGCGCTGGGTTATGCGCTTGATATCGTTAGGCCTTTTTCGGCGGGAATGGGATTAAGAATTTCCCGTCTTAAGGACACTCAGATTGAAGTGGTAATCCCCGCCCGCACTCGAAACATGAATGAAGCTAAGCAAATGCATGAGGGCGCGATTTTAACAACGGCCATTGAGGCCGTGAAGATTCTGTGGATGCGTCATGCCCCGATGGGAAATTTCGAGATTGCTGTTACGCGAATTGAATCTGAGTTTTTTAAAGTGCAAACAGGTGAGTGCAGATTGCGATTGGAATTAGCGGAAAATACCCGCGAAGTGGTTTTAGCGGATCTCAGAGATCGTCGCGAATCAACTTCGGCTGCGGATGTACAAATTTTTGATGAAAATGATCAAGCCGTCGGTTCTGTGCAAATGCAGTTAAAGTTAAAACACACTCCAGCGCTTAGCAGCTCTGCGGAGTAA
- a CDS encoding ABC transporter permease, protein MKKSFAVFWKRNLAFAKLAIVSNLEYRLNYFVDAVLQPALTTGIEILLWIAVFRGAATTEIAGFSREYYLAYALWGAFFARICTSWMYEFRMIQEIDSGSINAILTRPMTYYEYYFSQLMGYKFVTTVVSMVIPVLAVIIFALPTKFERLPMAFALEFYYLVLVHSISFVVAACAFHLNKIYSFTGAKNLALWLLTGELFPLDLMPEPMKSIVIALPFSSGVYVPVGYLTGRLEISSVYQSFVSVTIGIVVVNIIGALIWKRGLNAYTGTGA, encoded by the coding sequence TTGAAGAAGTCATTCGCCGTTTTTTGGAAACGGAATCTCGCGTTCGCTAAGCTCGCGATTGTTTCCAATCTTGAGTACAGACTGAATTATTTTGTCGACGCTGTTTTACAACCAGCGCTAACTACAGGAATTGAGATTCTGTTGTGGATAGCAGTATTCCGTGGAGCTGCCACGACCGAAATCGCAGGTTTCTCTCGTGAATACTATTTGGCCTATGCTCTGTGGGGCGCTTTCTTTGCCCGGATTTGCACAAGCTGGATGTATGAATTCCGCATGATTCAAGAAATCGACTCGGGCAGTATCAACGCCATCCTGACTCGGCCCATGACATACTATGAATATTATTTCTCGCAGTTGATGGGATATAAGTTTGTTACGACCGTCGTTTCTATGGTCATTCCTGTTTTAGCCGTAATTATCTTTGCACTGCCGACTAAATTTGAACGACTGCCAATGGCCTTTGCTTTGGAGTTCTATTACTTAGTTTTGGTGCATTCGATTAGTTTCGTGGTGGCCGCTTGTGCCTTCCATTTAAATAAAATCTACTCCTTCACGGGAGCTAAAAATTTAGCTCTGTGGTTGTTAACCGGCGAGCTTTTCCCTTTGGATTTAATGCCCGAGCCCATGAAGTCCATCGTGATTGCATTGCCATTCAGTTCTGGTGTTTATGTTCCGGTAGGTTACCTGACGGGCCGTTTGGAGATCTCTTCCGTCTACCAATCCTTCGTTTCAGTGACGATTGGTATCGTGGTTGTGAACATCATCGGTGCACTGATCTGGAAGCGCGGACTTAATGCTTACACAGGAACGGGAGCGTAA
- a CDS encoding transposase, producing the protein MSNHFHLIASTPDANVSKCMQQFMYRVSRRLTRAGNRINQTFAGRHYKCILQHHNYYLNAYKYNYRNPVTAGICEKVEEYPYSSLRMKLGLSPQVIPLCEDSTFISDRVGTLRWLNTSPDSEKLEGFRVGLKHQYFKSKKHRNTNKPILSENDLL; encoded by the coding sequence ATGAGTAATCATTTTCATCTTATTGCATCTACTCCTGATGCAAATGTCAGCAAGTGTATGCAGCAATTTATGTATCGAGTAAGTCGACGGTTAACTCGAGCAGGGAATCGTATCAATCAGACATTTGCAGGTCGTCATTACAAGTGCATCTTGCAACATCACAATTACTACTTGAATGCGTATAAATATAATTACCGAAATCCAGTCACGGCTGGAATTTGTGAAAAAGTTGAAGAGTATCCTTATAGTTCATTGCGAATGAAGTTAGGGCTTTCTCCACAAGTAATTCCTCTGTGTGAAGATAGTACGTTTATTTCGGATAGAGTTGGAACGTTGAGATGGCTGAATACAAGCCCAGATTCAGAAAAGCTCGAGGGCTTCAGAGTGGGATTAAAGCATCAATACTTTAAGTCCAAGAAGCATCGAAACACAAACAAGCCAATTCTCTCTGAGAATGACTTGTTGTGA
- a CDS encoding GNAT family N-acetyltransferase, translating into MHIEFTQADESHVEELVELINSAYRGESSKQGWTTEADLLGGQRADEEGISEIIERDNSVILIAEDDDTGQLLGCVHLENHGGKCYVGMLTVDPTLQGQGIGKMLLEESEAFAQFWGCTHLYMTVISVRTELVKFYEKQGFKLTGEKKPFPYGDERFGIPKVQNLEFVVMERKLS; encoded by the coding sequence ATGCATATTGAATTTACCCAAGCCGATGAAAGCCACGTTGAAGAACTAGTTGAGCTGATCAATTCCGCGTACCGCGGCGAAAGCTCAAAACAAGGTTGGACAACGGAGGCAGATCTATTGGGTGGTCAACGTGCCGACGAGGAAGGTATTTCAGAAATTATAGAACGCGATAATTCTGTTATCTTGATCGCCGAAGACGACGACACAGGACAGCTTCTGGGTTGTGTTCATTTGGAAAATCACGGCGGTAAATGTTACGTCGGAATGTTGACTGTAGATCCCACTTTACAAGGCCAAGGAATCGGAAAAATGCTTTTAGAAGAAAGCGAAGCCTTCGCTCAATTCTGGGGCTGTACGCATCTGTATATGACTGTGATTTCTGTTCGCACGGAGCTTGTAAAGTTCTATGAAAAACAAGGTTTCAAATTAACTGGCGAAAAGAAGCCATTTCCCTATGGCGACGAACGCTTCGGCATTCCCAAGGTCCAGAATCTTGAGTTCGTCGTCATGGAACGCAAACTCTCGTAA
- a CDS encoding class I SAM-dependent methyltransferase has translation MAIPTHFVQIDEEGFCVSREVRIQDPQAGQEILENLNLHQGGTLLSTFGGTSVIVEAFDEPLIALQINKNDSQWSILCPYGTEFSFTLESLSVDEWDRFHGYTKDKIPFVMSRKAQAAFFNIVEEFDDESVTADGKTYEVPPYWNSETDVEKESFWSQIYKREENPGWNLREPAEALKDMFQRLKISRSRILVLGCGEGHDAAFFAQAGHVVTAVDISPVALERAKKLYGHMENLTFVEADLFNLPRNYDGAFDIVFEHTCYCAINPELRQDLVKVWNRCLAEGGHLMGVFFAMEKRHGPPFGGSEWELRQRVKNNYIPIFWGRWQASVPNRQGKEFFVYAKKK, from the coding sequence ATGGCAATTCCTACTCACTTTGTTCAAATTGATGAAGAAGGGTTTTGTGTTAGTCGCGAAGTGCGAATCCAAGACCCTCAAGCCGGCCAAGAAATTCTTGAGAATCTGAATCTTCATCAAGGCGGAACATTGTTGAGCACCTTCGGCGGCACATCCGTGATCGTCGAAGCCTTCGATGAACCCTTGATCGCTCTGCAGATTAATAAAAACGATTCACAATGGTCGATTCTCTGCCCTTACGGCACAGAGTTCTCATTCACTTTGGAATCATTAAGTGTGGATGAGTGGGACCGTTTTCATGGATATACAAAAGACAAAATTCCATTTGTAATGTCGCGCAAAGCTCAAGCCGCATTCTTTAATATTGTTGAAGAATTCGACGACGAATCGGTCACGGCTGACGGGAAAACTTACGAAGTTCCGCCGTATTGGAATTCCGAGACAGACGTCGAAAAAGAATCTTTCTGGAGCCAAATCTATAAACGCGAAGAAAACCCTGGTTGGAATTTACGTGAGCCCGCAGAAGCCTTGAAAGATATGTTTCAGCGCTTGAAAATCTCTCGTTCCCGCATTCTAGTTTTAGGATGCGGCGAGGGACACGATGCTGCGTTCTTTGCCCAAGCAGGTCACGTTGTTACAGCTGTGGATATTTCTCCTGTTGCACTTGAAAGAGCTAAAAAGCTTTACGGTCACATGGAAAATTTAACTTTTGTGGAGGCCGATTTATTTAATCTTCCACGAAACTATGACGGCGCTTTTGATATCGTCTTTGAACACACATGTTACTGCGCAATCAATCCCGAACTTCGCCAAGATTTGGTGAAGGTTTGGAATCGCTGTCTGGCTGAAGGCGGGCATTTAATGGGCGTCTTCTTTGCGATGGAAAAACGCCATGGACCACCGTTCGGCGGCAGCGAATGGGAACTTCGCCAAAGAGTTAAAAACAATTACATCCCAATTTTCTGGGGTCGCTGGCAAGCCTCCGTGCCGAATCGCCAAGGTAAAGAATTCTTCGTCTACGCTAAAAAGAAATAG